GTTAATTCCTGCCATTAAACCTTGGCCGGCAGCCTCTTCATAACCTGAAGTACCGTTAATTTGACCTGCTGTATAGAGATTCTTAATTTTCTTTGTTTCTAATGTTGGCCATAATTGAGTAGGTACAATAGCATCATATTCAATGGCATAACCTGCTCTCATCATTTGGACATTTTCCAATCCAGGAATTGTACGAAGGATTTCTTGCTGTACATCCTCAGGCAAGCTTGTTGACAAGCCTTGTACATAAACCTCCTGCGTATTCTTACCTTCCGGCTCAAGGAAAATTTGATGTCTTGGTTTATCATTAAAGCGAACGACTTTATCTTCAATAGATGGGCAATAGCGCGGCCCTGTTCCCTTGATCATCCCAGAATACATTGGGGATCGATGCAAGTTGTCATCAATAATTTGATGCGTTTTTTCATTTGTATATGTCAGCCAGCATGGCAGCTGTTCTGTAATATATTTTGTTGTCTCGTAAGAAAACGCTCTTGGAACATCATCACCTGGTTGGATTTCCGTCTTGCTGTAGTCAATAGAATGACTGTTTACTCTCGGCGGTGTTCCTGTTTTAAAACGAACAAGATCAAATCCTAATTCCTGCAGATGTTCAGATAGACGAATCGATGGCTGCTGGTTATTTGGACCACTTGAATATTTCAGCTCACCAAGGATAATTTCTCCGCGTAGATAAGTTCCCGTAGTTACTACAACCGTTTTAGCAGTATAAGTAGCACCTGTTTTTGTGATAACACCTTTTACTGTATTGTCTTCTACAATCAACTGTTCAACCATACCTTGGATCAATGTTAAGTTTGGCTGATTTTCCAGTGTTTTTTTCATTTCGTGCTGATACATATATTTGTCTGCCTGTGCACGAAGAGCTCTGACTGCAGGCCCTTTTCCTGTATTCAACATTCTCATTTGGATATAGGTTTTATCGATGTTTTTACCCATTTCTCCGCCAAGTGCGTCAATTTCTCTAACGACAATTCCTTTAGCCGGCCCCCCAACAGATGGGTTACACGGCATAAAAGCTACCATATCTAAATTTATAGTCAACATCAATGTATTGGCGCCCAATCTTGCGGCTGCAAGACCTGCTTCACACCCAGCATGTCCTGCCCCAATCACAATGACATCATAATTTCCTGCTTCGTACTGCATCATGGTGCCTCCTAACTGCAACTTTTTCTTTTATTTACCTAAGCAAAATTGGGAGAACAGCTGATCAATCAGGCTTTCGTGTACACTATCGCCGATGATTTCACCAAGCAGTTCCCAAGTTCTTGTTAAATCTATTTGGACAATATCAATTGGGGTTCCCATTTCCACTCCTGAAATGGCTTCATTAATAGATTGAAGCGCTTGGTTCAGAAGGGAGATATGTCTTGTATTGGACACATATGTCATATCACTTGCTTCAATTGCACCTTCAAAAAACAGGCTGGAAATTGCCTCTTCTAGCTGGTTGATGCCCTTATCCTGCAACAGTGAAGTAGTAACCATTTTTTGATTAGCTGACAATTCCTTTATACGCTCCATATCAATTTTTTGCGGCAGGTCTGTCTTATTTACAATCACTATATA
This DNA window, taken from Niallia sp. Man26, encodes the following:
- the mnmG gene encoding tRNA uridine-5-carboxymethylaminomethyl(34) synthesis enzyme MnmG, translated to MQYEAGNYDVIVIGAGHAGCEAGLAAARLGANTLMLTINLDMVAFMPCNPSVGGPAKGIVVREIDALGGEMGKNIDKTYIQMRMLNTGKGPAVRALRAQADKYMYQHEMKKTLENQPNLTLIQGMVEQLIVEDNTVKGVITKTGATYTAKTVVVTTGTYLRGEIILGELKYSSGPNNQQPSIRLSEHLQELGFDLVRFKTGTPPRVNSHSIDYSKTEIQPGDDVPRAFSYETTKYITEQLPCWLTYTNEKTHQIIDDNLHRSPMYSGMIKGTGPRYCPSIEDKVVRFNDKPRHQIFLEPEGKNTQEVYVQGLSTSLPEDVQQEILRTIPGLENVQMMRAGYAIEYDAIVPTQLWPTLETKKIKNLYTAGQINGTSGYEEAAGQGLMAGINAGLNATGKEQLILSRSDAYIGVLIDDLVTKGTNEPYRLLTSRAEYRLLLRHDNADLRLTDYGYEIGLIAEERYNKFTDKKQQIEQEKNRLKEIILKPNEQVQAVIKEQGGSELKDGIKAADLLRRPEMNYKHIQQLAPSEAGLSDEVTEQVEIQIKYEGYIDKSLQQVDRLKKMENKKIPENIDYDAISSLATEAKQKLKMVRPLSLAQASRISGVNPADISILLVYLEQGRIARV